GTCGAAGCGCTCATCGAGGCCGTTCAGAATTCCACCTGGGACGAGACGAAGGAGCGCATGAAGACGCTTGAGGGCTTGTTCGAGCAGACCAAGCTTTTCCGCAAACCGGGTTAGGAGGGACAAGAAAAACAAAGAGGAGAACAAGGACGGACTTTCGCGGAAACAGGTCGTGTCGTCGCAAATAAAACACGTGTCGCAAACGCCTGCTATTCATAGCAAAGTTAACGTCATCCACCCGTCACACAAGCTTCATGTAAGCTGATTAACAGCATCGCCAGACACTGAAAACCCGAAGGAGAACAACAGTGATCTCTAACATTTCTCGACTTCTGTCGCTCTCTACTGCGATGATCGTGGCTTCGACCGCGATTGCCGCCGCCGAGCCGAGCGCTGAATTGATCGCCGCCGCCAAGAAGGAAGGCACCCTGACCACGATCGCTCTTCCGCACGACTGGTGCGGCTACGGCGACGTCATTGCCGGCTTCAAGGCCAAGTATGGCCTCGAAGTCAACGAACTGAACCCGGACGCCGGTTCGGGCGACGAAGTCGAAGCCATCAAGGCCAACAAGGGCAACACCGGCCCGCAGGCTCCTGACGTCATCGACGTCGGCCTCTCCTTCGGTCCGTCCGCCAAGAAGGACGGCCTGATCCAGCCTTACAAGGTTTCCACCTGGGATTCTATCCCGGACACGGCCAAGGATGCCGAAGGCTTCTGGTACGGCGACTATTACGGCGTTCTCTCGTTCCTCGTGAACAAGGACCTCGTCAAGGAATCGCCGGCCGACTGGACCGACCTGAAGAAGAGCGACTACGCAAACACCGTCGCGCTTGCAGGCGATCCGCGCACGGCCAACCAGGCCGTCCAGGGCGTCTATGCTGCTGGTCTTTCCGCATCAGGCGGTGACGCGGCCAAGGCAGGCGAAGAAGGCTTGAAGTTCTTTGCTGAACTCAACAAGGCTGGCAACTTCGTGCCCGTCGTCGGCAAGGCTGCTCCCTTCGCGCAGGGCTCGACGCCGATCATCGTCGCCTGGGACTACAACGCCCTGTCCTGGGGCCAGAGCCTCAAGGGCAATCCTCCGTTCGAGGTTGTCGTTCCGAAGACGGGCGTCGTTGCCGGTGTCTACGTCCAGGCGATTTCGGCCTTCGCTCCGCACCCGAACGCTGCCAAGCTCTGGATGGAATACCTCTATTCCGACGAAGGTCAGCTCGGCTGGCTGAAGGGCTATTGCCACCCGATCCGCTTCAACGATCTTGCCAAGAACAACAAGATCCCGAAGGACCTGCTCGACAAGCTGCCGCCGGCAGCAGCCTATGAAAAGGCTGTTTTCCCGACGCTCGAAGAGCAGGCCGCCGGCAAGGAAACCATCACCAAGAACTGGGATTCCGTGGTTGGCGCCAGCGTCAAGTAACCTCTGATCCTGCCTCCCCGCCGCAATGGCGGGGAGGTTTTCTCACTCCGACGCCCCAGGATGAGCTTTTCCATGAGCACCGTCTCAACGCCTATGGTCAGCAGCGCCCCCTTGATCAACAGAGATCGCGTGATCGACTGGCTGGGCATTGCACCCTTCATTATCTTCTCGCTGCTGTTTCTGATCATCCCGACGCTTTATCTCGTGGCCGGCGCATTCCTGACACCTGAGGGCAGTTTTACGCTGAAGAATATCGGCGATCTCTTTACGCCGTCGATCATGAGCGCTTATTGGATCAGTATCCGCGTCTCGGTCGCCTCGGCTCTGGGCGGCGCATTGATCGGCTTTTTCCTGGCCTGGGCCGTCGTGCTCGGCGGCCTGCCGAACTCGGTGCGCTCGACGCTTCTGACCTTCTCCGGCGTCGCCTCCAATTTCGCCGGCGTGCCGCTCGCCTTCGCCTTTCTGGCAACGCTCGGCCGCACCGGCCTCGTGACGGTCTTCCTGCGGGAATGGTTCGACTTCAACCTTTACAGCACCGGCTTCAACCTGCTGTCCTTCCTCGGCCTCACCATCACCTACATGTATTTCCAGATCCCGCTGATGGTGCTGATCCTGACTCCTGCGCTCGACGGCATGAAGAAGGAATGGCGCGAAGCCTCGCAGATCCTGGGCGCCACCAACCGCCAGTACTGGACGATGGTCGCGCTGCCGATCCTCTGGCCGAGCCTGCTCGGCACGACCCTGCTGCTCTTCGCCAACGCCTTCGGCGCCATCGCCACCGCCTTCGCGCTGACCGGCAGTTCGCTGAACATCGTGCCGATCCTACTCTACGCGCAGATCCGCGGCGACGTTCTGCACAATGCCAACCTCGGTTACGCCATCGCGCTCGGAATGATCGTGATCACCGGCGTCTCCAATGTCCTTTACCTCATGCTGCGCATGCGCGCCGAACGGTGGCAGAAATGAAAGCGCAACGTCTCGGAGCCTGGATCGCCATCATCCTGGGCGCGTCCTATTTCATCATTCCGCTAATCGGCACCATTGAATTTTCGCTGCGCATGCGCCGCGGTGAATACAGTCTCGATGCCTATCAGTCGGTCTTCTCGGACGCCCAGTTCCGCGAGACCTTCGGCTACTCCATGATGATGGCGCTTCTGACCATTGTCTTCGGCATGCTGCTCGTCGTGCCGACG
This Rhizobium acidisoli DNA region includes the following protein-coding sequences:
- a CDS encoding ABC transporter substrate-binding protein, with the translated sequence MISNISRLLSLSTAMIVASTAIAAAEPSAELIAAAKKEGTLTTIALPHDWCGYGDVIAGFKAKYGLEVNELNPDAGSGDEVEAIKANKGNTGPQAPDVIDVGLSFGPSAKKDGLIQPYKVSTWDSIPDTAKDAEGFWYGDYYGVLSFLVNKDLVKESPADWTDLKKSDYANTVALAGDPRTANQAVQGVYAAGLSASGGDAAKAGEEGLKFFAELNKAGNFVPVVGKAAPFAQGSTPIIVAWDYNALSWGQSLKGNPPFEVVVPKTGVVAGVYVQAISAFAPHPNAAKLWMEYLYSDEGQLGWLKGYCHPIRFNDLAKNNKIPKDLLDKLPPAAAYEKAVFPTLEEQAAGKETITKNWDSVVGASVK
- a CDS encoding ABC transporter permease, with translation MSTVSTPMVSSAPLINRDRVIDWLGIAPFIIFSLLFLIIPTLYLVAGAFLTPEGSFTLKNIGDLFTPSIMSAYWISIRVSVASALGGALIGFFLAWAVVLGGLPNSVRSTLLTFSGVASNFAGVPLAFAFLATLGRTGLVTVFLREWFDFNLYSTGFNLLSFLGLTITYMYFQIPLMVLILTPALDGMKKEWREASQILGATNRQYWTMVALPILWPSLLGTTLLLFANAFGAIATAFALTGSSLNIVPILLYAQIRGDVLHNANLGYAIALGMIVITGVSNVLYLMLRMRAERWQK